The window TCGGCAGGGATTGTCAGGTGAAAGATTGCTTCACGCCGTTCTGAAAATGCAGTTCGGACGCGTCTAGGGGCTCACAGGATTTTCCGGTTCTTTGAATCGGCTCCCCTATGAAATGCACACACGAATACATATGAGCGTAGAATTCAATTCCATCCAACCTCGTGAAACGCAGGTCAGACTCGATAGCGGATGCAAGGACCTGGCCCACGTCGAAACCTTCAACGTCAGCGCCGAAGCCCAAGCCGCACTAGACCGCGAATACATCAAATTCCTCGAAGCCCAAAACGCGTACCTCAAAAACCTTCTCTCGATTGATTATTGAGGCGGGCGCTAACGTGTTCCTGGCGGCCGAAAAGGCGCTCCAGGAATTACCGCTGACCCGGAGTTGAGCCAAGACGACAGTTACCTTCGAGCCGGTCGGCGTTGCCAGCCTGATCACTCCTTGGAACGCGAACTCGTTTTTTCTTTCTGCCAAGCTTGCATCCACCCTCGCCGCCGGTTGTACGGCGGTCATTAAGCCCAGTGAGCTGAGCGCAATGCAAACGCAAACGTGGCTCGAATGCATTCGCGAGGCAGTGAAGCTGGAACCAGCTGTCAGCCTATCGGGCTGGTTCCAGCTTCACAACTGCACGGGTTAGAAGGTACCGGCTTTGAAACGTTGTGACCGGGCGCGGTGATGTGGTCGGGGCAGAGCTTGTGCGCAATCCTGATGTGGTGAAGATCTCGTTTACGGGCTCGGTTTCCCTTGGCAAGTCGATCATGCGCGACGGAGCCACGACGATGAAGCGCGTCACGCTCGAACTTGGTGGAAAGTCGCCCAATATCCTGCTCGACGACGCCGACCTCACAAAGGCTATCCCTAATGCGCTCGTCATCGGATTTCTCAACAGTGGCCAAGCATGCGACGCAGGGGCCCGGCTCCTCGTGCCGAAGAACCGGCTCGACGAAGTCAAGCGAGCAATCTTGGATGCCATGCCCGCCTTT is drawn from Verrucomicrobiia bacterium and contains these coding sequences:
- a CDS encoding aldehyde dehydrogenase family protein; the protein is MTPWNANSFFLSAKLASTLAAGCTAVIKPSELSAMQTQTWLECIREAVKLEPAVSLSGWFQLHNCTG
- a CDS encoding aldehyde dehydrogenase family protein, whose protein sequence is MTGRGDVVGAELVRNPDVVKISFTGSVSLGKSIMRDGATTMKRVTLELGGKSPNILLDDADLTKAIPNALVIGFLNSGQACDAGARLLVPKNRLDEVKRAILDAMPAFPVGDPADRKTAIGPMVTQKQYERVQSYIRFLRGS